Below is a window of Gloeocapsa sp. PCC 73106 DNA.
AGGCGCCCAATCCCAGTATTTCTAGATGAGCACCTCGGCGCCAGGCGATCGCGCCACACACCCAAGCGCCAGGAATGAAGCCCAATAGATAGCCAAAGGTTGGTTCTTGTAGATAAGCTAACCCTCCACCCTTGGCAAAAATAGACCACCCGGATAAACCCAACGCTAAATAAGCAATTTGAGCGATCGCCCCCACATTTTTTCCTCCCAAACAAGCAGTGAGTAACACCGCACCAATTTGATAGGTAACTCCCAAAGAACGCGTAAAGATTCCCTGACGATACCAAAACCAGGGCTGATCCGTAATCGACGCCTCTATAAACGTGGTCGTAATAGTCAGGAGTAAGCCGATTAGCCCTAGGAGTAACTGATTGGGTAAGGATAGGAGTG
It encodes the following:
- a CDS encoding biotin transporter BioY, which translates into the protein MKPKPLLSLPNQLLLGLIGLLLTITTTFIEASITDQPWFWYRQGIFTRSLGVTYQIGAVLLTACLGGKNVGAIAQIAYLALGLSGWSIFAKGGGLAYLQEPTFGYLLGFIPGAWVCGAIAWRRGAHLEILGLGAFSGLIVIHASGLLYLLILWLLGIEGFDSLEQLVENYSLNPFPGHLAIVCVVATLSYLLRRLLFY